The Paramisgurnus dabryanus chromosome 3, PD_genome_1.1, whole genome shotgun sequence genome includes a window with the following:
- the sstr5 gene encoding somatostatin receptor type 5 isoform X2 — MRTDASYTRNSLLKMNVHPVMATQGSMWNMSTSDYSNQTKQIPNITLDLSESSPSEGTQVMAVIYLVVFVLGLTGNSLAIFVVLRYTKMKTVTNMYILNLAVADELYILGLPFLTTHNVLSYWPFGNFLCHIVMWADSISQFTSTFCLTVMSIDRYMAVVHPIRSARWRRPSVAKVINSMVWALSCVLTLPVIIYSDVQPGFNTCNMSWPEPHDVWSTAFILYTAILGFFCPLLVICLCYLLIVVKVKSVRARAGLSKRRRSEKKVTRMVVIIVVVFVLCWLPFFILNIVNLIQTLPENSIMTGVYFFSVILTYVNSCANPLLYGFLSDNFKQSFQKVLCIHSVGGVSNNRPGHTNITRSRPNNPFFTPRSSDYNEQAQSYQSVGLKTGRCDKTENHRPGPQVTSQSI, encoded by the exons ATGCGCACCGATGCATCGTACACAAG AAATTCATTGTTAAAGATGAACGTGCATCCAGTGATGGCAACCCAGGGTTCAATGTGGAACATGTCTACCTCAGACTACTCAAATCAAACCAAACAAATCCCCAACATCACCCTAGACTTAAGTGAAAGCTCGCCCTCCGAGGGCACTCAAGTCATGGCTGTGATATATCTCGTCGTGTTCGTCCTGGGTTTGACTGGAAACTCTTTGGCCATATTTGTGGTTCTGCGTTACACCAAAATGAAGACGGTCACCAACATGTACATCTTAAACTTGGCAGTAGCCGACGAGCTGTACATTCTCGGACTTCCTTTTCTCACCACACACAACGTGCTGTCCTACTGGCCATTCGGCAACTTCTTGTGTCATATTGTGATGTGGGCAGACTCCATCAGTCAGTTTACCAGCACATTCTGTCTGACAGTAATGAGCATTGATCGATACATGGCCGTGGTGCATCCCATCCGCAGCGCCAGGTGGAGGCGACCCAGCGTCGCCAAGGTGATAAATAGCATGGTGTGGGCACTGTCTTGTGTTTTGACGCTGCCGGTCATTATTTATTCTGACGTTCAGCCCGGCTTTAACACCTGCAACATGAGCTGGCCCGAACCGCACGACGTGTGGTCCACCGCTTTCATCCTCTACACCGCCATCCTGGGCTTCTTTTGCCCCTTGCTGGTCATCTGTCTGTGTTACCTGCTCATCGTGGTGAAGGTGAAGTCCGTCAGGGCGCGGGCTGGGCTCTCCAAACGACGCAGGTCGGAGAAGAAGGTGACGAGGATGGTGGTGATCATAGTGGTGGTTTTCGTCCTGTGCTGGTTGCCGTTTTTCATCCTCAACATCGTCAACCTGATCCAGACTCTCCCGGAGAACAGCATCATGACCGGCGTCTACTTCTTCTCCGTCATCTTGACCTACGTCAACAGCTGTGCCAATCCGCTCCTCTACGGATTCCTGTCGGATAACTTCAAACAGAGCTTCCAGAAGGTCCTCTGCATCCACAGTGTCGGCGGGGTCAGCAACAACCGTCCAGGTCACACAAACATCACCAGGAGCCGCCCGAACAACCCCTTCTTCACGCCAAGGAGCTCGGATTACAATGAACAAGCCCAGAGCTATCAA TCAGTGGGTTTG
- the sstr5 gene encoding somatostatin receptor type 5 isoform X1 has translation MSTCGTEGKLNIHRNSLLKMNVHPVMATQGSMWNMSTSDYSNQTKQIPNITLDLSESSPSEGTQVMAVIYLVVFVLGLTGNSLAIFVVLRYTKMKTVTNMYILNLAVADELYILGLPFLTTHNVLSYWPFGNFLCHIVMWADSISQFTSTFCLTVMSIDRYMAVVHPIRSARWRRPSVAKVINSMVWALSCVLTLPVIIYSDVQPGFNTCNMSWPEPHDVWSTAFILYTAILGFFCPLLVICLCYLLIVVKVKSVRARAGLSKRRRSEKKVTRMVVIIVVVFVLCWLPFFILNIVNLIQTLPENSIMTGVYFFSVILTYVNSCANPLLYGFLSDNFKQSFQKVLCIHSVGGVSNNRPGHTNITRSRPNNPFFTPRSSDYNEQAQSYQSVGLKTGRCDKTENHRPGPQVTSQSI, from the exons ATGAGCACTTGTGGCACAGAAGGAAAGTTAAATATTCACAG AAATTCATTGTTAAAGATGAACGTGCATCCAGTGATGGCAACCCAGGGTTCAATGTGGAACATGTCTACCTCAGACTACTCAAATCAAACCAAACAAATCCCCAACATCACCCTAGACTTAAGTGAAAGCTCGCCCTCCGAGGGCACTCAAGTCATGGCTGTGATATATCTCGTCGTGTTCGTCCTGGGTTTGACTGGAAACTCTTTGGCCATATTTGTGGTTCTGCGTTACACCAAAATGAAGACGGTCACCAACATGTACATCTTAAACTTGGCAGTAGCCGACGAGCTGTACATTCTCGGACTTCCTTTTCTCACCACACACAACGTGCTGTCCTACTGGCCATTCGGCAACTTCTTGTGTCATATTGTGATGTGGGCAGACTCCATCAGTCAGTTTACCAGCACATTCTGTCTGACAGTAATGAGCATTGATCGATACATGGCCGTGGTGCATCCCATCCGCAGCGCCAGGTGGAGGCGACCCAGCGTCGCCAAGGTGATAAATAGCATGGTGTGGGCACTGTCTTGTGTTTTGACGCTGCCGGTCATTATTTATTCTGACGTTCAGCCCGGCTTTAACACCTGCAACATGAGCTGGCCCGAACCGCACGACGTGTGGTCCACCGCTTTCATCCTCTACACCGCCATCCTGGGCTTCTTTTGCCCCTTGCTGGTCATCTGTCTGTGTTACCTGCTCATCGTGGTGAAGGTGAAGTCCGTCAGGGCGCGGGCTGGGCTCTCCAAACGACGCAGGTCGGAGAAGAAGGTGACGAGGATGGTGGTGATCATAGTGGTGGTTTTCGTCCTGTGCTGGTTGCCGTTTTTCATCCTCAACATCGTCAACCTGATCCAGACTCTCCCGGAGAACAGCATCATGACCGGCGTCTACTTCTTCTCCGTCATCTTGACCTACGTCAACAGCTGTGCCAATCCGCTCCTCTACGGATTCCTGTCGGATAACTTCAAACAGAGCTTCCAGAAGGTCCTCTGCATCCACAGTGTCGGCGGGGTCAGCAACAACCGTCCAGGTCACACAAACATCACCAGGAGCCGCCCGAACAACCCCTTCTTCACGCCAAGGAGCTCGGATTACAATGAACAAGCCCAGAGCTATCAA TCAGTGGGTTTG